The genomic stretch GATCAGGGTGTGTATTACATCACCTAAATTTTCTGTTTGTATCAATGGTACTTTGGTTGGCTATTTTGAAGGTAAAAAGGGACTGAGGCAGGGTGATCCTATTTCTCCTTACTTATTTGTTCTTGCTATGGAGGTGTTCTCTCGGATTATGGCTGCACATACTGGTGGTAATGCTGGTTTTAAATTCCATCCTAAATGTGAGAGAATGAAGCTTACTCATTTGTGTTTTGTagatgatcttttgatttttttcaaaagctaGTTTGAGTTCTATTAAAGTTATCAAGGCTGCTCTTATTGAGTTTGAGAATCTGTCTGGGTTGAAAGCTAATCCTTCTAAGAGTTCTCTTTATTGTTCTGGAATTTCAGATAGAATGAGGCATATTCTCTTGGATGATTTGATGATGAAGGAAGGTCATTTCCCTGTGAGGTATCTTGGGGTTCCTCTTATTTCGTCCAGACTTTCTGCAGCTAACTGTGGAGCTTTACTTAGCAAAATTTCTGGCTGTATAGATTCTTGAATTTTTAAGAATCTTTCCTATGCAGGTAGGCTCCAGTTGTTATCTTCTGTTCTTTACAGTTTACAAGTGTATTGGATGGGCATTTTCATTCTTTCTAAAAAGATTATTAGAGCTATTGAACAAAAGTTCAATAGGTTTTTATGGAATGGGAATGAAGAAGGTGTAGCTAAAGCAAAGGTTTCTTGGTCTGATCTCTGTTTTCCTAAAAGGGAGGGAGGTTTGGGTTTAAAGAAGCTTGAAATTTGGAATCAAACTTCTATGCTTAGGCATATCTCGAGTATTTTTTCTAGGTCTGGTTCTATTTGGGTTGCCTGAATTAGAGAAAATCTATTAAAAAGAAGGAGTTTTTAGAGTGTAGGTATTCCTCAGAATTGTTCATGGAGttggagaaaaattttaaagctGAGATCTATTGCCAAAAGGTTCTTGAAGTTTGAAGTTGGGAATGGGGATAGCATTCATATGTGGCTAGATTTGTGGCATCCTGCAGGAGTTTTGATTGAACAATATGGCTTTAGGgttgtttatgatgctcaaagtaATATTAAAGCTAAGCTGTCTTCTGTCATTTACAATGAAGATTGGTTCTGGAGACCAGCAAGATCAGAAGCTCTAGTCGATATTCAAGCTaggctttctgaagtttgttTAGGCCAATTTGATAAGCCAGTTTGGACTGTTTCTAAAAAAGGTGTTTATGATAGTGCAGAGACTTGGGAAGCCCTTAAAAAGAAGAATGTAGAGGTTGTTTGGTGGAAGTTAGTTTGGTTTCCTCTTGCTATTCCTAAGCAGGCTTTTATTTTGTGGCTTGCTATGAAGGATAGGCTACTTACAGGTGAGAGGTCACTCAAATGGGGTTATAAGGGTGTGGTTCAGTGTTGTTTCTGTCATTCTCAACTGGAAACTCGtgatcatattttctttgaatgcagCTTTAGTTCGAGAGTTTGGAAATATTGCATGATTCGTTGTAGAGTTGATATGCCTCCTATGATTTGGGATGAACTTGTGCAGCTTGGCTGCAATAAGTGGGGAAAGAACTCTCTTAAATGCTTGATATGTCAATTGGTTCTTGGTTCTGTTGTTTATAATCTCTGGCATACTAGAAATGAGCTTAGACATGATGGTGTTCCAAAAACTGAAGAGCAGTTATTAAAGCAGATTTTTTGGGAAATCAGGGCTAGAATTACTGTAAAAAGAGGTTTTCCTAGAACTAGGGAGAACCTTTTGTTGTGTTCATTGTGGAACTTGCCTTCTGCCATCCTCTGTAATGTTGGCTtgtagtttgtttttgtttttaatatgtaTGGGTTGTAAGGGGCTGTTTTGGTGTTGAGTAGTTACTGGTTTGTAGGTTTTGTTTTCCCCTATTTTTGCTTTGTAAGGGGTTGTATTTGTGTTTCAGTGATGCTCTGTTTTGAGCTTTGGTTTTAATGAAatgcttattcataaaaataaaatttaaaaaaaaaaaaaaaaaaaaaaaatagcacaaaGTTATCAACCACAACATAGTTATCATGTCCAAATAGAATAGTCACAGCTATGTATTCTCTCGATCTCACCTGTCTTTTtaattagaacaaaaaaaaaaaaaaaaaacttaattaccATGTCAATATCGCTGCAGTCTTCGCTCATGGTTAGTTATCAAATTAAAGACATCATCGTTGATATTTCATTTCAGCTTACGGCACACTTGGTCGACAAAGATTATCATAAACAACACTAAAGTTATTGCTGATAACTTTTTCGACGGAACAATTGGGACGACTTTTAGAGTTTTAGCGATGAAGCCAAACTTGTAAAgcagttatataattaataacagGAAAGCTAGATAAGGTTAATTATTACAAGCAAAGCATGCTTTGTAGCTTTAGCTAGCAGCAGGAAACATTCATGCAGAGTAGAAAACTACTCATATTACGTACGTAGTTTATTatacaaagcatatatatatatagaagaaagacCTACTTATATTCCGCAACGAATTTAGCCGCGGTTTCCCAGCTTTCCCGTAAAGCGTTCCGTGTCCTTGATCACTACCCCACCAAATCTCTTGGCTGCCTCCATGTGATTCATCATCTTGCCAGCCTGATGATCTTGCTTTGGGAACGCCTTATAAATCAATATCTTGCCGGCCGGCCTCCTAGGGCGGCCAGCTAAGGCGTCTATCATGTCAAAGGAGTCCTCCACATCCTTAACAAAGTCTGGCTTAGATGCCATGCTTTTAAAACCAGCACAACAGATATACAAATCAAGTAGCTGTCTTGCTCACTTTCTTGATACAAATGTTACAGCTAGCCCAACCCCCCCTTATATACAACTTGCACCAAGCCCCTTCCCCCTTAAGCATCCCATGGGCCCAATAAAGAACGTGAAACAGAATATggacatgagagagagagcaatggAGGCTAATAAGTGACGGAGGGAGGGGCGACAGGCATAGGCCATGCCCCCCGaaaataattaaggaaaaaataaaatttataagtaaaattttaattttagtcatttggtccctaaaaaaaaaaaaaaaaaaaaattggtaatatttttaaattttttagccctatctaataaaattttttggccctattcTTAAGTTTTTTGGGCCAtatccattattattattattattattattattttgccctGACTACCTTACCCACGCAAAaccttcatttcaaaatttctagaaTTAGATAAAAGAGACTGCTATTCACTTGTTTTGTGGTTTGGGAAATGAGAATAAATAGGCACACACATGGCAAGAGACAAGAGTAAGTAGTGACTTTCTTGTCTCTTGCCAGACTTGCTGTGCATTATGTGTGGGTGTGAGAATTTAAGTGTGGAAATGGATGCACCAAGGCAAGTGGAGACCATGAAAATTATAGTTATTGAGTTGTTATTTAATAAGTATAGTTATTTAATTGTAAACtgcaatattttttcatttttattccataattataatttgggctagtctttagttcataaaaaacaaacaatatatatatatatataatgggtgGCCCCCTCCCAAAAAATTTTCTGGCTCCGTCCTTCGGTGATTCTCTTCAAAGATGCATAGTTAGTTGTGTTCTTCCTCTTAAAGACTATAATGcacaatataattatatagtgGAGTAGTAGTGGGACCTCCTATGCTCACTTTTCTTATACATATccggagtttttttttttttgttctctccatATGAATCCCTTTTATATGTTTGTCGTTTTCCTTAACCAAATTCTTTTTGATCCATCATAGCTTTTGTTCTATTCTTCGATATATAGATGAAGGAATATACCTATTTGGGAAtaatattgaagaaaatttttttttcattattatttgtatttgttcttcttatttt from Corylus avellana chromosome ca1, CavTom2PMs-1.0 encodes the following:
- the LOC132186126 gene encoding uncharacterized protein LOC132186126, giving the protein MVLSLAEKWGSDKLSSYEVEFGQCLNDIEVLDLNFNGCFYTWTNKSEEPRFVARKLDRVLANVNWMSLFGNTASGGISDHSLVIISVGTLKSFGPKPFKFYNYLLEHKGFSDWVKEGWSIQVEGFPIADSLLKERECLHAYVSISRAEESFLKQKARNQWLNLGDQNNKFFYKSLKVQNAKKTINYLWDEHATLEKEVSEDEIRDTLFHMKANKAPGPDGMLPFLDDLVSMNQSAFIPSRNISENVLLAQELVRGYHKEKWKPRFLSWIRVCITSPKFSVCINGTLVGYFEGKKGLRQGDPISPYLFVLAMEVFSRIMAAHTGGNAASLSSIKVIKAALIEFENLSGLKANPSKSSLYCSGISDRMRHILLDDLMMKEGRLQLLSSVLYSLQVYWMGIFILSKKIIRAIEQKFNRFLWNGNEEGVAKAKVSWSDLCFPKREGGVLIEQYGFRVVYDAQSNIKAKLSSVIYNEDWFWRPARSEALVDIQARLSEVCLGQFDKPVWTVSKKGVYDSAETWEALKKKNVEVVWWKLVWFPLAIPKQAFILWLAMKDRLLTGERSLKWGYKGVVQCCFCHSQLETRDHIFFECSFSSRVWKYCMIRCRVDMPPMIWDELVQLGCNKWGKNSLKCLICQLVLGSVVYNLWHTRNELRHDGVPKTEEQLLKQIFWEIRARITVKRGFPRTRENLLLCSLWNLPSAILCNVGL